One genomic segment of Lodderomyces beijingensis strain CBS 14171 genome assembly, chromosome: 6 includes these proteins:
- a CDS encoding 60S ribosomal protein eL20: MTMSRLNEYQVIGRRLPTEAAPEPKLFRMRIFAPNTVVAKSRYWYFLQKLHKVKKASGEIVSVNIISEAKPTKVKTFGVWIRYDSRSGIHNMYKEYRDVTRVGAVETMYQDLAARHRARFRSIHILKVVELEKADDVKRQYVKQFLTKDLKFPLPHRVQKQKKLFQAHAPTTFY, from the exons ATGACAA TGTCAAGATTAAACGAATATCAAGTGATTGGTCGTCGTTTGCCCACTGAGGCCGCTCCAGAACCAAAGTTGTTCCGCATGAGAATCTTTGCCCCCAACACCGTTGTTGCCAAGTCCAGGTACTGGtactttttgcaaaaattaCACAAGGTCAAGAAGGCCTCGGGTGAAATTGTTTCCGTGAACATCATCAGCGAAGCCAAGCCAACCAAGGTCAAGACTTTTGGTGTCTGGATCAGATACGACTCCAGATCAGGTATCCACAACATGTACAAGGAATACAGAGACGTTACCAGAGTCGGTGCCGTTGAGACCATGTACCAGGATTTGGCTGCTAGACACAGAGCTAGATTTAGAAGTATCCACATCTTGAAGGTTgttgagttggagaaggcCGACGATGTCAAGAGACAGTACGTTAAGCAattcttgaccaaggaTTTGAAATTCCCATTGCCACACAGAGTccagaaacaaaagaagtTGTTCCAAGCTCACGCTCCAACTACCTTCTACTAG